In one window of Neofelis nebulosa isolate mNeoNeb1 chromosome 15, mNeoNeb1.pri, whole genome shotgun sequence DNA:
- the IL19 gene encoding interleukin-19, whose amino-acid sequence MKAQRVSLLLVAAVLFLCSVHARGLRRCLVSMDMRHVVESFQEIKKAIQAKDTFQNVTILSTSETLHRIKPLDVCCVTKNLLAFYVDKVFKDHQELNPQILRKLSSIANFFLYMQKALQPCQEQRQCHCREEATNATRIIHDNYDQLEVRSAAIKSLGELDVFLAWLDKNHQENSAA is encoded by the exons ATGAAGGCACAGCGTGTTTCCCTCTTGCTCGTGGCTGCTGTGCTCTTCCTGTGCTCAGTGCATGCCCGAGGTCTGAGAAGATGTCTGGTTTCCATGGACATGCGCCATGTAGTAGAGAGTTTccaagaaatcaaaaaagccATC CAAGCTAAGGACACCTTCCAAAATGTCACCATCCTGTCCACATCGGAGACCCTGCACAGAATTAAG CCCTTAGATGTATGCTGTGTGACCAAGAACCTCCTGGCATTTTACGTGGACAAGGTATTCAAGGACCATCAGGAGCTGAACCCCCAAATCTTGAGAAAACTCAGCAGCATTGCCAACTTTTTCCTCTACATGCAGAAGGCTTTGCAGCCATGT CAGGAGCAGAGGCAGTGTCACTGCAGGGAGGAAGCCACCAACGCCACCAGAATCATCCACGACAACTACGATCAG CTGGAGGTCCGATCAGCGGCCATTAAGtctctgggagaactggacgtcTTTCTGGCCTGGCTTGACAAGAATCATCAAGAAAATTCTGCTGCCTGA
- the IL20 gene encoding interleukin-20, with translation MKASGLPICLLSAVFYLFWTPSAGLKTLHLGSCVITTNLQAMRNGFSEIRDSVQAKDEIIDIRILRKTESLQDTKPADQCCLLRHVLRLYLDRVFKNYQTPDHHILRKTSSLANSFLTIKKDLRLCHAHMTCPCGEEAVEKYSQILSHFEELTPQAAVVKALGELDILLKWMEELA, from the exons ATGAAAGCGTCTGGTCTTCCCATCTGCCTTCTCTCTGCTGTGTTTTATCTCTTCTGGACACCTTCTGCTGGGCTGAAGACACTCCATTTGGGAAGTTGTGTGATCACCACAAACCTTCAGGCAATGCGAAACGGGTTTTCTGAGATACGGGACAGTGTG CAAGCCAAAGATGAAATCATTGACATCAGAATCTTGAGGAAGACTGAGTCTTTGCAAGACACCAAG CCTGCAGATCAGTGCTGCCTCCTCCGCCATGTACTGAGACTCTACCTGGACAGGGTTTTCAAAAACTATCAGACCCCTGACCACCATATCCTCCGGAAGACCAGCAGTCTTGCCAACTCTTTTCTTACCATCAAGAAGGACCTCCGGCTCTGC CATGCCCACATGACATGCCCTTGTGGGGAGGAAGCAGTGGAGAAATACAGCCAGATTCTGAGTCACTTCGAAGAG CTTACGCCTCAGGCAGCGGTGGTGAAGGCTTTGGGAGAGCTGGACATTCTCCTGAAGTGGATGGAGGAGCTGGCCTAG